In Streptomyces nojiriensis, the sequence CGCCGTAGGTGAGACGGCGGGCTCCGCACAGCAGGGCGGGCAGCGACGGGTGGTGCGCGGCCACGGGATCCAGCGGATCGCGGTCGGCGGGGACGGGCACGGGCGCGGCGGCCGGCTCCACGGCGGTCGGTACCAGGTCGGCCAGCGCGGTCTCGGGGCTGTCGAGGTAGGCGCGCAGCAGGTCCAGGAAGCGACCCGAGAGCAGCCGGGCGACGTCTTCGCCGAACAGGTCCGTGTCGTAGTCCCAGACCAGTGTCATCCCGGGCGAGCCGTGGCGCGGGGTGACGCCGCGCCGGTCGTCCGGGAGCAGGACCACGTCGAGGTCGAAGCGGGTGGTGCCGGTGTTGAAGCCCTCGAAGAGGGTGATGTCGAGGCCGGGCACGTCGATCTCGGGCAACGGTGCGTCGTGGGCGCTGAACATGACGGAGAAGAGCGGGTTGTCGGCGCCGGAGGTGTGCATGCCGAGCGCCCGGGTCAGCTCCTGGACCGGTACGTCCTGGTGCGGCAGGGCCCGGATGAGGGTGTCGGTGACCTCGTCCATGGCGTCCTGGGCGGGGGCGGCGCCGTCCAGGGCGAGCGGCAGCGGGATGGTGTTGACGAACATGCCCACGGCGTCCTCGTAGCCGAGCGGGCGGTTGCCGACGGCGGTGCCGATGACCATCCGGGAGCGGCCGCTGTGCCGGCGCAGGAGTTCGGCGAACAGCCCGAGGAGCGTGGAGAAGGGGGTGAGGCCGCGTGCGCGGGCGTGCGCGCGCAGGCGTTCGGCGAGATCGGCGCCGATCGTCTGGCGCAGCTGTCCGCCGTGGTGCTTGCGGCGGGCACCGGGGCGGGTCAGGCCGGGCAGCGGCAGGTCGTGCTGCTGGTCGCGCAGTTCGGCCCGCCAGAAGTCGAGCGACTCGGGGGCGTACGCGGCCCCGGCCCGTTCCTGGACGTGGTCCGCGTACGAGGAGGCGGGCGGGAGCTCCAGGGGCTCGCCGAGGACGTGGGCGCGGTAGACGCGGAAGACGTCGTCGAGCAGGATCGCGAAGGAGTGCCCGTCGTGGATCAGGTGGTGTTCGACGTGGATCAGCCGGTGGTGGCGCTCGGCCAGTCGTACGAGCGTCCAGCGGATGAGCGGTGCCTCGAAGGTGTCGAGCGGTGTCTCGGCCTCGGTGCGCAGGAGACGGGCGAAGGCCGCCTCGGGGTCCTCCTCGGTGCCGAGGTCGACCGTGTGCAGCCTCGGCGCACACTGGCGCGCGACCCGCTGCGCCGGTACGGATCCGGTGGAGGCGACGAGTTCGAGCCGCAGACCGGGGTGGCGTGCCAGGGTGGCGTCGAGGCCGCGGCGCAGCGCCTCGGTGTCGAGGGTGCCCCACAGGTCGAGTGAGGCGGTGAAGTTGTAGGCGCGACTGCCGGGCTGCATCTGCTCGTGCAGCCAGACGATCTCCTGCGAGGAGGAGAGGGGAAGCATGGGCGATCCCTGAGGTTGTCGGGTCGGTCTCCGTGCCGGTCACGGTCGTGTCCGGTGGTCGTGCGGGCGGCTTCGCGGGTCGCGCGGTGCCGCTTTCCACGTGGGGGGCCGTGGGGGGGGGATGCCGTGGGGGGATGCCGTGGGGAGCTCGGGGGGGCGCGGTGGCGGGGTCACCGCAGGGTGTGTTCCCAGGGGGCGTCTTGCCGATCAGGCCGGATCAGGGAGCGGGATCTGATCGGCAGGACACCCCCTAGGCAGTGTCCGCAAAGTAGCGCCGGCCGCCCGGAGGGCGGGCCCCGCGGCGTCTGGTGCCGTGCATCGCAAGGCGGAGGGCCGCCCGTGTACTGGACGTACTCGGGCGGCCCGACAACGCGGCGAGGTGCGGTGCCAGGCGTCGCGGGGCAGGCGGGACTTTGCGGACACGGCCTACGGGCGCAGCGTGTGGGTGAGTGCGTCGAACGCCCGGTGCGCGGTCTCGTCGTCGAGTACCGCCCGGTCCCACACCATCCGCACGCGGATCTCCGCTCCCTGGGTGACGGAGACGGCGAAGGGACCGCGTACGGGTCTGCCGTCGACGTGTACTTCCCGTCCCTCGACACCGGCGAGCACCAGGGGCGGGCGGCGGCTGTCGTCGTCCACGGTGAGCAGTCCGTCGAGGCCTCCGGTCCAGGCCGAGCCGGCGGCCCGGACCGCGGCCACGACCGCGTCGAACGGTACGTCGGCCCGGTCGAGGTCGTCCCACCACGCGTCGGCCGTCACCTCCGGGCCGGGTCCGTCGCCGGTGTAGGCCGGGAAGACGAGGGTGTTGAGGAAGCAGCCGACGACCGGCGCCGTTCCCGTGGGGCGGCCGCCCCACGGGTAGCCGAGCGGGACCGCGTGGCCGGGGCCGTACAGCTCGCGGGCCGCGGAGCGGCAGGCGTCGAGCAGCCCGGGGAAGGACACGCCGCCGTCGTACGCGGGCAGCCGGGCCTGCGCGGCGCCGCTGGGCCAGGTGCCCTCGGGCACGCGTGCCGGACGGGGTGCCGGGGCGTGGGCCTGCAGCGCGCGCAGCCGGTCCGCCCAGTACGCGGCCGCTTCGGGGGTCTCCGCCCTTTCCTCGGCGGCGAGTTGCCGCAGGACCGCGTCCTGGTAGGCGGCGAGTTCGGCTTCCGTCTCCCCCGGTTCGACGGGGGGTTCGGTGGCTTCCTCGCCGTACGCGGCGCCGAGTTCCTCGACGATCCGCGCCAGCGAGCGGCCGTCGCAGACGGCGTGGTCCAGGGCGACGGCGAGGATGTCCTCCGCGCGCTCCTCGTCGCGTACGAGGAAGAGCCGCAAGGGGGGACCCTGCGCGTCCCAGGCGGCCAGCGCGCGACGGAGCCCGTCGGCGGGCGACTCGCCCGGTACGAGGGCCGACCGGGTCACGGCGACGTCCGGATCGGCGACGCGCAGGACGGGGGTGCCGCGGACGACGGCGGGCCGTGAGCGCAGGGCGGTGTGCCGGGCGGCGAGCCTGGACGCCGCTGCCCGCAGGCGTTCGGGGTCGATGGTTCCGGACGGGAACGCGAAGAACATCGGTACCACGTCGGGACGTCCCGACGGGTCCAGCGAACGCATCAGCAGGAAGCGGCGCTGTGCGCCGGTGACCGGCAGCAGGGTGTCGGACCGGTCGCCGGTGAGGCGCCGGTGACGGGCCAGGTACTGACTCGTGATGCTGAGCACGTGGTCCTCTTCGTCGTGGCCGCGGTCGCGCGGAACGGGGTGGCGGCGGGGCGCGGTGCCCGCGCAGGGCTCGTCCCCGGCCGCCGGACGGCCGCCGTACGGTGCGGTGGTCGGGTGGTGGTCAGGCGGTGGCTGCGGGGGCCGGTCGTTCGTCGCCGTCGGTGGGGGCCGCGTCCTGCGGTGTCCCGTGGGTGTCGTCGGCACCGCCGTCGTCCGGCGGACCGGGCAGGTCCCGCATCCGGCGCAGCGGGGAGAGCAGCAGCGGCAGGGGTACGGCGAGGATGCCGACGGCGCACCAGGCGAGTGCCGTACGCGACCCGTAGGACTGGGCGAGGACTCCGCCGAGGAGTGCGCCCAGCGGCAGGGTGCCCCACATGAGGAAGCGCAGGGTGGCGTTCATCCGGCCGAGCAGCCGTGGTGGGCACATCCCTTGCCGGAAGCTGACCTGGGCGACGTTGTAGACGACGGCGCCGAAGGAGACGACCGCCGATCCGGCGGCGAAGAGGACCGCCCCGGGGACGCCGTGCCCGGACAGCGGCCACAGCAGCGCGAACGGGCCGGTCACGAGGACGGAGAGGAGCATGACCCGGGCCTGCCCCAGCCCGGCGGCGAGGCGCCCGGCGCACAGGGCGCCCAGGAGCCCTCCTACGGCCGACGCGGACAGCACCAGTCCGAGCCCGCCGGCCTCCAGGCCGACGACACGGACGAGATGCACGGTCTGCGTCGCCATGAGGACGGCCGTGGAGAAGTTGGCGAGGCCGGTGGTGAGGGCGATGACGCGGAGCAGCGGATGGCCGAAGACGAAGCGGACGCCTTCGCCGATCTCCTTGCGCAGGGAGCCTCCGGCGGCGGCGGGTTCGGGCGCTTCCTCGGCCCGCTCGACGCGCTGGAGGAAGAGGGCGGAGAGGACGTAGCCGACGGCGTCGACGATGACCGCGAACTGCGCTCCGACGAGCTGGACCAGTCCGCCGCCCATGCCGGGGCCGGTCACCTGGGCGGTGGAACGGACGGTCTCCAGGGCGCCGTTGCCGGCCACGAGTTGATCGCGGGGCAGGATCTGCGGCAGGTAGCTCTGGTGGGCGACGTCGAAGAACACGGTCGCCACGCCGGTCACGAGCGCGACGGCATAGAGCTGGGCCATGGTCAGGACGTCGGCGAGCGCGGCGGCGGGGATGCTGGCCATGGCCACGGCGCGCACCAGGTCCGCGCGGATCATCAGGGGCCGCTTGCGCATGCGGTCGGTGAGTGC encodes:
- a CDS encoding MFS transporter; its protein translation is MSDTSRATAGGPLRLRDFRLLLAGAATGQFGAQVTLVALPLVAVLELDAPAFQVGLLTAAETAAFLLVGLPAGALTDRMRKRPLMIRADLVRAVAMASIPAAALADVLTMAQLYAVALVTGVATVFFDVAHQSYLPQILPRDQLVAGNGALETVRSTAQVTGPGMGGGLVQLVGAQFAVIVDAVGYVLSALFLQRVERAEEAPEPAAAGGSLRKEIGEGVRFVFGHPLLRVIALTTGLANFSTAVLMATQTVHLVRVVGLEAGGLGLVLSASAVGGLLGALCAGRLAAGLGQARVMLLSVLVTGPFALLWPLSGHGVPGAVLFAAGSAVVSFGAVVYNVAQVSFRQGMCPPRLLGRMNATLRFLMWGTLPLGALLGGVLAQSYGSRTALAWCAVGILAVPLPLLLSPLRRMRDLPGPPDDGGADDTHGTPQDAAPTDGDERPAPAATA
- a CDS encoding condensation domain-containing protein: MLSITSQYLARHRRLTGDRSDTLLPVTGAQRRFLLMRSLDPSGRPDVVPMFFAFPSGTIDPERLRAAASRLAARHTALRSRPAVVRGTPVLRVADPDVAVTRSALVPGESPADGLRRALAAWDAQGPPLRLFLVRDEERAEDILAVALDHAVCDGRSLARIVEELGAAYGEEATEPPVEPGETEAELAAYQDAVLRQLAAEERAETPEAAAYWADRLRALQAHAPAPRPARVPEGTWPSGAAQARLPAYDGGVSFPGLLDACRSAARELYGPGHAVPLGYPWGGRPTGTAPVVGCFLNTLVFPAYTGDGPGPEVTADAWWDDLDRADVPFDAVVAAVRAAGSAWTGGLDGLLTVDDDSRRPPLVLAGVEGREVHVDGRPVRGPFAVSVTQGAEIRVRMVWDRAVLDDETAHRAFDALTHTLRP